The region attttaacctttgaaccacctaaaaaaacgtaattgtgtcaccagtccatctccaaaagatcattcatctgtttcaattcatagttaagcactaaccccttcctcttattttcttaattacctgttggcgaagaaccgcgtcaacagtttggtgctttcattgagagctagtcagattggtgctttcgcaaacatccaactatggtgaccactcgatcaagacacggtaacaaggcggaacagcatgatgggcaggaggctcatcatgccgccatctttggtgagcaaaatcctgaagtccagcagcggccgggcaagcacccggttggccaggatgacacttGAAGTTGGGtgcctcggccacctaatccaaacccaggtttttacactgcggtagagatggagaacgctcaactgaggagccaactagcgaaagctaatcagcagatcaaggaggtgttggcccgactaccccctcttacaaccgacgctaatgtcGGAAAGCGGCAAgggagactcataagtcccgtcgGGGTAGTCGGTCCAGGCCTAACCGCTCGGACAGACCGCCGGCATctaactctattccctcatcgcaccgtcgagaggcaaacttcgaagaaatgcctaaaGCCGAActacagtatagccgctcggtccgaacttcaactcccagctctcAACCAGCCTTAAGcgtgcccaggagagctcgaggaaattccagaaggaggtccaGAGAGGGCTCACAGCACCAGGCCATCCCCActagccgtcctgcgcctcgtccagatcgccaggcgcgggacccgcaggttggcagggccgaaaggcccccacctaacttgattcgctctgacgggaccaggattgcatctccggtcaggcatcctccgtctccaataagatatccatcccCTCCTCAGCCCATCCGatatattccagcttatggaagcagcaagAGAAACCTGccgtccgcaggaccttcccgacgtagcagggcgtcGAGGgagagcccggatcctcacccccaaaggcggactctgagattttctaacgggagctactgaaccagcagtcgccggagcgaccttTCTGGTGAAGACCTACGTCAACATTTAAGCTCGGCGcgaagtcctcaaaccacccagggggcgacctgcgagatcgcctaaactctcataggggggaaccagtaggaggtggcagccctGCTCACTCAGGCGGAGACCTGTCTGAGGTGCGTAACGGTGGgaacgccccaaataacctatctcaagataggatgggcaataacccaccaaacgtatacaatggatccggagctatcgagcagccccagaataaccaaggaaatcaggacaaaacccttgagcgcctggctcagatggaggagctgatgaggaaactcctgtcagaaaaagagaaagacgaatatgattcgggggacgagctggaactcttcgcccccagcatagcagcaacggcttacccacccagtttccgtatgtcgcacctgtccaagttcaacgcagatggagacccgtcggatcatctggggatgttcaacactcTAATGAttgcccacaacattggccccgagctgaggtgtctgatattttcctccacactgactggaccagccaggcagtggttcaaacaaagcaaaagacaatccatcagctcctggaaaactttctctgctgacttcaagagggcattccgagcctcccaggctgcccgcgtcaaggccgaatCTCTGGCTAAcatgaggcagcagcccgacgagcctctgaaagcttacttgagcaggttcgcgaatgtcgctgctcgggccagagacgtagatgacagctctaagctcatggccttgagaactggaatcctcgttagagggggactctggaaagaaatacaaatgaagggagttagctcagtgaacgagttcctaaatagggcccaggaatggaacaacttggaggaggccgaagcctcagctgcgggaacaaGCCAGGTCCCtaagcagcccgctggagtgggaacggaggtcgtgacagcgacccagaacgttacacaaaataaccagtttggtggaggcaaaagaaaggggaacgacaagggcaaccagcacggcccaaagaagaataagtccgtagacaaatttaagctggtctacgcgacttatacagaactcacccactctagggagagcatcttcctggcgaattctgctcgcctcccctggaagaagccggagccgttaaagcaccagaaggggaagagagacacctccaagttttgccgtttccacaacgacattggccacaataccgatgattgtaggcatttgaaagatgagatggaaactctcatcagagccgacctgctccagaagccccGATCagccagcccgggtctcgggtggataagacgtccctcctccagtgataggaggagagatatccacaatctcgggaggtctgaagaggtacataaacgaactcaaggagcataatggagtagagttcgtcccggagcagggtctgccaaagcagcaacgattggagaggcaaccgatcatttttacagaagaagatatgggccatgtccagttccctcataacgaccctctggtcgtagcagtgcagctcactaatcgaagggttaggagggtgctgatagataatgggagctcagtaaaccttctattccggtccacgttggagaagatgggtttaactgtcgccgagctgaaggcgacctccataatgctgtatggtttttcaggagaaggatcagcggccatagggacgatcgagctggtgatcaccctaggagaaggacctcggatagtctccaaactcctcgagtttgtggtcgtcgactgctccgctgcatacaatgtTATTTTGGGtcgacccacactcatagcttttgaggccatcacctctgttcgccacctcgcgctgaaattcccttcttccacgagaatatgcacggtctgtggtgatcagctcactgccagggaatgctacaacatttccatgaagggaaaatcgaaacccgggcagctagcaatggccatccaaggtggaggagaggaatcttaggaacctttagctgatcctgatattgaaaaacctcaaactgccggaggggaaaatatcgtcttaagtgaggatattgacccccgaataggcgaggataagtctgagctccaggctattgaagagctcgaagaaatgaacatcgatccacaaaatccttcacggacggtCAAGCTCAGGAACAGCCTCTGTaacgagaggaaggcggagctggttaagtttctgcaggataacctggatgtgtttacatggtcgcatgaggacatggtgggaattagtccaaatgtcatcatgcacacccttcatctggacaagagcgtccctgcgaagtcccagaagcagaggcgcctgggaacaacccgggctgaggccttagaggaagaagtagcccggctcaagaaatgcggctttatctgtgaagccaagttttcgacttgggtcgccaaccccgtgctggtcccgaagcccaacgggaagtggcggacctgcatcgacttctccgacctaaataaagcctgccccaaagattgttttcccttgccaagaattgaccaattggtggatgccacagcggggcacgagctcatgtcctttatggacgcgtactcaggctacaaccaaatcgccatgaatctggcgaaccaggagcacaccaacttcatgaccccgactaacgtctattgttacaaggtcatgccgttcgggctgaagaacgccggcgccacataccagaggttagtaaatagaatgttcgccaaccagatcgggaagaacatggaagtgtacgtcgatgacatgctggtcaagtcaaagactgtcgataaccatgtttccaacctggaggaatgcttcaagatactacgagagtacgacatgaggcttaatccacagaagtgtactttcggggtcgcatctggaaaattcttgggtttcatcgtcaatacccgaggaaacgaggcaaaccccgaaaagatcaggtcattgctcgagcttccctcgcccaggtcgcgcaaagacgtccaaggcctgacaggaagggtggcagccctaaaccggtttatttcaaaatccaccgacaagtgcctgccattctacaacctgctccgatgaaataagaaattcgaatggacagaagagtgtaaAAGTGCTTTCCTcgccctgaaggcacatctggccgaaccacccgtattgtccaaaccaaaggcaagagagcccctttttctctacctagctgtcacagaggatgcagctagttccgtattggtccgagaagaagaccgggttcagaaaccggtgtactacatcagtaagagacttctcagggctgaatctcgatacccgttgatggaaaaattggcgttctgtcttatcacggcctcccgaaagctcaggctgtacttccagtcccactcaatacacgtcatgaccgatcagcctttaaggcaggttttgcaaaatcctgaagcatcgggacgcctgttaaaatgggctatcgaactcagtcagttcaagattttgtacaccccacgaactgctataaaaagtcaggccatggcagagtgcacaggattccgcgaggatcctgtagaagactcaccccaggtcacctcggcccagacgtcgtggaagatcttcgtggatggctcatccaatgagaatggcttcggggctggaatcattttgatatccacCGAGGGACgcagattccactcggcgctgagattcggattcaaggcctccaacaacgaggccgaatactaagctttgctggccggactGAGAATAGCCTAGGAGCTGAAggtgagctccgtccagtgcttcagtgactcccagctcgtggtaaaccaggtgctgggtaagtatcaggcacgaggacccaagatggctgcgtacctggcaaaggtaaaagtcgaactgtccgcgtttgggcgaggttcaatcgagcagatacctcgggagaagaacgctaacacagacgctcttgccaagctcgccacctccagggagacggaggctttggggttagttccggtagagttcttggaaaaaccaagtatagaagaagtcaggacgtaggtcgagatgatcgacgctaggccgacctggatgacccccatccttgagtatctcaccgaggggaagctacctgaagggcgtaatggtGCGCGGCGGGTAttgtaccaggccccaaggtatatGATGGTAGATGGGAtactgtaccgacgtgggcactccctacctctcctacgatgtgttcttccgggcgaagcaaaggccatcctgcaggaactgcatgagggtttttgcggggatcacactggggggcaaatcTTGGCCCTAAAGGttctgaggcaaggatattactggcccactctgtccaaggactcgatctcatatgtcaagaaatgtgacaagtgccggccacagttgcccgagctcccccagtcgaacTGAAGATGATTtcttccccgtggccatttgcggtctggggaatcgacttgtttggcgccctccctactggaaagggtggGGTACGatacgctgtggtggccatcggctacttcacaaagtgggctgaggcagaacctttggcaacaataacttccaaaaaagtcctcgacttcatggttaagagcattatctgccgattcgggctgcccaagaaaatcgtttccgacaatgggactcaattcgacaacgacttattcaccgacttttgtgaaaggtacgggatcatgaaaagcttctcgtccgtggcctatcctcaggcaaatggccaagtcgaggccgtcaataagaccctaaaggcgagcctcaagaagagactagacgaagctaagggggtctggccagaacagctcccccaggttctgtgggcataccggacctcacatcggactcctacgggtcatactcctttctccctggcttttgggaaatgaggcagtcctccctgtggagattaaggtaccttcgcatagagtccaggcatatgaccaggaccgcaaccacgagctaatttgtgcttcccttgacttggttgatgaaagacgagaagattcgcaactccagctcgcatattaccagcaaaaaatcacttcttatttcaactcaaaagtcaaaaagcgcgcctttagcattggcgacctggtcctcaggaggattttcttagccggtaaagatcccaaagatggagtattgggaccaactgggaagggccatatcaaatcattgaggtcattaaagaagcaacttacaaattagctcggctcgatggaggggcagtcccacgaacttggaacgccatccatttgaagagatattatcaatgacaaccttgtaaggcctaaaaggccattttttatgtattaagcaatgagaattaacttttcgtttatgattgtacatgtttacaagtgtaatctaaagtaaccacgaaagaccctttcctagttacttggggggcatatggtgcctagatataactaggtcgccttaaaggcttggaagttaattcaaatcgatttatcattgtttttcttaaagaacacgagatattgataaaaattaacgcgaactaagttttcaaactaagttcctagacataaccaggtcataaatcttagaagttaatttaaatcgattgatcgttgtttttcttaaagagcatgagatattgataaaaattaacgtgaactaagttttcaaactaagttcctggacataaccagatcataaagcttagaagttaatttacaTCGATTGATCgtagtttttcttaaagagcacaagatattgataaaaattaacgcgaactaagttttcaaactaagttcctggacataaccaggtcataaagcttagaagttaatttaaatcgattgatcgttgtttttcttaaagagcacgagaaatTGATAGAAATTAACGTGAACTATGTTTTACAAagtagtaactaaaatgcgtaaaggcaaaaggaaataaaccaattaaaataaaaaattgataaaaccaattgtctcgaggtggaaaaacctcatgcaaagttacaaacaaaaaaaaattaatgagaatattaaaggaaagggtgcgaaaaagaaaggccctaagctccaccaggctgccccgacgaggtcgctgtctcgccctcctgctcggccacgACGAGTGCCTCCCCCGTATCAGAAGGTGCCTCctgctggaggcgagctttgaacccctccagGAAGACCTCCCCgtccgctcctaagaaggagaagtcgccgtccggattataggcccagcaatggtagagcatgtcctccatggcggtgctggaggctgccctctccgtttccaaggcggccttagcctcctcggccctagccttcgcagagtctagctcgaccagcgcggcagcgagggcggctttggtagcctcggcctcttgaagcttaggacgggcttcttccagctcggcctgtacGGCCGTCAGAGCATCCTTGGCTTCCTTTTCCTTCTGTTGGGCCGTCTGCAAGGAAGTCTGATGGGCGGCCAAAgccgcctgatgctcgcccctcatatcctcgagttgGGCCTTGGCCCTGGCTATGCTTTGGTGAATGGCCAAGACGCTCTGCAAAAACAGAGGCAActaccttagaaaaaaaaaaaagaagggagaGGAAAAACATggcaaggcatgataataaaaaataagggcaaagtcagcttaccgttagggccatgcccagtgaagattccattacgcccaccgggctccttgcttcgatggcccgcagctccctctcgttgaagcggtagaagtggtcGACGGTGTAGCTCGCcatctcatacaccgtcccccaaaagacatctggaatcttctccagggtcTAGGGGTCCACCGGGATACGCACCTCGGGGGGCGCAGTTGCCAAAGCCtcgagctccgcccctgtgtcccggacgaaggccggagctcgcagagggggtgggggcatgttcccCACTACAACAGGAGGTACAGTTTCCTCTgcctgggcagctgggggctgctctttcccctttgcaggggacttggttggggtccgagcggctttcttcgccacccagagcttcttcattttgggcccggaggccccagctgaggagttccctccaGTGAACATAGCTCGTagattttttcccccgggctgagacatctcctctggcaaaaaaaagacaacatcaatatatcagtaagcagtcatgcaaaaacaaaaaaaaggggGAGAAAAGagaaactcaagtatatatatatactaaagggaatcctaccccccgagctagaagaggaatctatggtcacgaccatcggccccagaGCTTCTgcaggggaatctaagacaattacttctcgagctggcgcgaGTTCTAGATCCGAGgttggctcaggactagactcttctacatattgcctaagacccagagctacgacaccctcccggagtgatggccatgaccgaaggttggtcccatactcctcgaataggaccgacctaaaggctagggtgttgtctacaactatggtacccctagggcggctactttcgtaatccaacacGAGATGGTCGACGCAATGGAGCAAGGTTACATtaaagtctgggtcacttcgatggcgttggacgagctgtttgggattgaacctagctagcagGGGAtctgcaatggccctatctaagttcctaaacgtaTATGGGTTACCATGGCtagagggacctgcagctgctctggaccggatcctctcctcgtctgtcctttgggcgacctccagtgcctacttcctcgtcctcacgaggggcacctcgtcctcctcatcctcattccccgcgacctcctcctcggggatggccctcatctcgcgagctgggggaggcactcggggcctcctcaggttcagagtctggcctagGGAGATCGGCttgcaggccagcatcgtcttgcttgtcacgagctggcgatagtccttttcactagagggtaagcccgccagtgtctcgtgcTGGCTctcgaggatcacagacttctctgtcctcgcgaagatagctgcagaattattctaagtcagaaatggatacaggggggagctaaccgatacttaacttacgagctaaggatgaaaagtaCTTACGAGGAAGATTGAAGTAGTGTAGGTCGCAGTTACAAaacccttggacataaagaactggtctttgaagtcgttggggtggctgggcagctcgatgaccgcagccgtatttggaaactgggttaagtaatagaacccatcgccccgcccccgctgctccgggttggccttgaggcagaagaagtataagatatctgtcggagtggggacctcccactcctgtttcaggaacagatatctcaaccccgccaacaaacgataggagttgggggggagctggaaaggagccaacctcacgtagttgaggaagtcagcgaagtactgatccagcggGAGGAAAGCCCCGGCTTTGAAGttctcatcactccaggccgcgaactcctcgtcgagcggcgcgcagctccgctcaccttctgcgggaggtcgggcgatcagggcgcccctccccagttcgatgccatgggaaaggaatatcttattcactttacCCTGATCGGTGATCTTCCAaatgatcctctcggcctcgaagaaagcgtcgggcgccacctcgagctcctgctccacggccggcccgaagacaGGAATTGGGGAGTCCGTCATCACCTCTTTTCCCTTGGATTATTGGGAGGCCGAGTTGCCGGCAATCCTctttggagcattcttcttgggtgccatctggtcgcctggcgaacaaaagaaaagattttcagaaaaggcgacctaagcataagggagaatcaaaaggggtgtttcctttgcacgagctgaggtaatctcagcccgtggagagtgagaccacgcggttctatgaacacgcgcctgtgctcccaacagatccccaattactcggaattcgtgtgtcaggagggtcaggatagaaattttccttggaaggaaagtttcagtaggcaagagaggcaaaaccgcctgtgaatcgtgtcccttaagctacccgtttttgcacccaaaatactggatattttaaacaagcataccaaaaatcctacccataaaatttccccagaaaatgcaccctataaaccgtgtccctaaatggttttctactacaagcgataccctaacctaaaaggctttcacccttcatgcccataaaaaaccaacaaaaacctgcatgtggctacagtaaatattcacctaggctacagtgaaaaataatttcaaaacatgcacaatCAGGGGACTTACGgagtgttctggttgagaaggggatgaagggatcgcctgggttggggcttcgtcgaagtagttgattccaaagcttcaagggagcccttacacctgaacttcttgagcaCTGGGAATGGCAACcagaaagaagagggtttttcttttgaagatgaagaagagagaagaagaaggaaaattctgaaaaaattcaaatgaacgggtggcccatgcgtaaggtggccaccccttttatatacatgaaagGCCATGTGAGAGGGGCAGTTAGATTgacctgatgtgggatccaaggctccccactcgaaagacgaaatgacgactgagtataggctaggccatttaatgtggttctcggaagacgaaccatcactgttatccaaaaaactggcatagatgatgtggcaagtgattactggacacgtggctgacacttggaggaactctgctaggatatcgaccagaaggcacattataagcagtaggcggcctagtcttacctgcgaccagtctggtcgatggttccgcatgcaacatgatgtttccataaagatctttgtaaatcccgaaattgactcccacaatctcctgaatatccgattatttaggagagaatatctgtaacaaattcatgtaatcccccttgagcctataaatagagaaagatagctcaaggaagggacttttggctttcgaattatttgagactagagtaattctatctgagatattgtattgttcttcagaggttagtgaaactcattcaaccctagttctttgatcactcctttgactctcacatcaataacaatccaagtggacataggttattaccagattttggggccgaaccacaataaaatatcgtgttcttattattttcgtcatcacgttcttttcaacgcattcatccacgtcaagcgtattttgactccgtcagttgaccaaaatcagggtcaacattctggtgctttcattgagagcttgatatatcaccgttgaaaaaatcaatggcgaaaactagaAGGAAAACTAGACAGGCagctgccgctgcaccatcaaatcctcctcctcctcctcctcctgcaagcgtggctgaggatgagccacatttggactttgaggaagaagaaatggatgacgcgacgctaaAGAGTACTTTGGGGGCGTAGTATGAAGAGTTGgccagtctgagggccaatcaagaaagTACTGccaaaatcatggcgcggcagcagcaagagattgaacggcagcacgcggagttaagcgaaaggcaggcggagatggaccgtcgccagagcgaagccatggcagccctcgaggcagccttgcaattggctaggaatcagatcgcacctgtctcgcagcctgatcaacctgcgaatgggccaccccacaggggacccaatcctagtccgcctatccatccctgaggcacagcctccatcccaagctggtcgcgacaatcccccgcatcagaggcagaataggaccgagcatcagcctcgtagtcctagacgtcataggggcgacgagccgaaccttccgaacagaggtcagaatcctcctggtaacaggaggaactcagagttaggctctacggtccagggtcccccacggcatgataatgcacggggacacaacgatcagggcaggccaccctctaacgctcgggacgctttagcccgggatggaaatcgagggaacagtcaatcccaccatagccaatcaagattcagagatggccatgggtataatgaagctgactcaggcaaaggaaatgccggttggaggaatgaagaaagaggtggaggcaggagctagatacctcaagatgaccaacccaatagacgggacgcgggggggcaacccaggcaaaataatgtcttcaaccggctcgggactagcgagcagcggagaagggatgaggacttgagagatgtactcaatgatcgccgtgagcGACATGGCAAGAACATCCCCCTAGCGACAGAGGCCACGGCGATTCCTGTCGCTGTGTAGgccccagatagatgccctcaaccaggcagtacaacagctggtcgggggaagaacatctcatatcgaccacgacaggaggaaaggcactcctttcgtccagaggatagctatggaagagactcctagcaagtttaaaatgcctacgcttccgaactttgatgggtacggtgacccggtatctcatgttaataagtttgagatacaaatggacattcagaaagtgtccgaagatgctcggtgcaggatcttccctgcaacactttctgatgccgcacaggagtggttttttaagttccctcctacaagcatagtttcctaggatatgt is a window of Humulus lupulus chromosome 4, drHumLupu1.1, whole genome shotgun sequence DNA encoding:
- the LOC133829097 gene encoding uncharacterized protein LOC133829097, encoding MASYTVDHFYRFNERELRAIEARSPVGVMESSLGMALTSVLAIHQSIARAKAQLEDMRGEHQAALAAHQTSLQTAQQKEKEAKDALTAVQAELEEARPKLQEAEATKAALAAALVELDSAKARAEEAKAALETERAASSTAMEDMLYHCWAYNPDGDFSFLGADGEVFLEGFKARLQQEAPSDTGEALVVAEQEGETATSSGQPGGA